The Peromyscus eremicus chromosome 11, PerEre_H2_v1, whole genome shotgun sequence genome includes a window with the following:
- the LOC131921613 gene encoding translation machinery-associated protein 7-like — MLGREGGKQKPLRQSKKQAKVMDEKDKAFKQKQKEEQKKPEELKAKAAGKGPLATGGIKKSGKK, encoded by the coding sequence ATGTTGGGCCGAGAAGGTGGCAAACAGAAGCCCTTGAGACAGTCCAAGAAGCAGGCCAAGGTGATGGACGAGAAAGATAAGGCTTTcaagcagaaacagaaagaggagcaGAAGAAACCCGAGGAGCTAAAAGCCAAGGCCGCGGGGAAGGGACCCCTGGCCACAGGTGGAATTAAGAAATCTGGCAAAAAGTAA